CAAATCGGTCTATTACCTTTGCGGCATCAACATCCCGCGCACCTCCGCGGAACAGTTCAAGGTGGGACGGAAGGTACCCCAGGAAGAACTGATTGAAGGCGACCTGGTATTTTTCGGTCATAACAACCAGGTCAGCCATGTTGGCATCTACGTTGGCAGGGGCAAGTTCGTTCATGCCCCCAAACGCAATGACGAAATCAAGGTCGCGGAGTTGACCCGGCCCGGCTTCACCAAAAAATATCTCGGCGCGCGCCGTTATTTCTGATCGTATTACTGGCGCCGGCCACAAAAACCTCCACGGCTGGAAAACTCCCCGCGGCGACCGTGCCGTGCCTTTCAAAAATCGAAAGCCCCCTTATCCAGACGCCTTCGCGAAGTTTTGGACAAGGAGTCTTTTTTTGTTTGAATTCCCGTTATTTCAGGCTGACACGCGTCTCGCCCCGGGCGATGACATGAAGCGACAGGCGATCGTCTTGCACCGCTGCCTCGCCAAGGGACAAAGCCCTGACAACACCGGCCAATTCAACATGTTCGGCTACCTGCACACAAGACAAGGCAGAAGAGGCCTTGAGGCGCGCCGTTTCCAACTGTTCCACCACGGTCGCATCGAGTCTGGACTTGATGGCGGAGCGAATAGGACTGCTGAACAGCCAGCTTCCGGCACCTATCAGCCACCCGGCGTTCTGTGTGTCGAAATCGACATCCTCAAAGGTGAGCGTATTTTTTTGCGGGTCGTGCACCGGCCTGGCAAACAGGGTCAGTTTCCCCTCGAACGCCCCCGTGGTGTTAAGGACAACCACAAGCCGCCCGTTTTCCCCCTTCATGTGGAAGTTGTGGATGGTTATCTTCTTGTCCTCGCCAAAGGTCTGGTTCAAAAGCACCGGGTTGAGGGCGGCCACGAGATCGGCAAGAAAAATGTCGGCGGGCAGCCGTATATGGAAGCTCCTGTCAAAATCGGAGCATAGCCGCACTGGTGGCAGCGGCCTGGCAGGTGTTGCAGCCGGTTTGGGACCGACGGTAATCTCGGCACCGGTCACGACCCCAAGAAACAAACGGATACGATTGCTTGCCGCCGAAATCGGGCTCATAACGATTTTTTCCGGCGTCAGCTTCAGCCAGGCGCGGTATTCCTTGCTGACCGGTTTCGGTGAAAACGCACTGCGCCACACCGGCGTGATCTTGTCACGCAGTCGAATGGCGTCATTGATCTTTGCGTCGATAATGGGTGCAAGGAGTTTCTGCACCGGCTGACTGATGTTCTCCACCATGCTTTTGGGCTTCAGCGACAGCGGCCCGAGTTTAAAGGTGTCCGCCAGATTATCCGACAAGCCGGTGTAGTAAAGCTCGGTTTTCAGGCGCCAATCGGGCAGAACATTCACTTTTAGCTTAAAACACAGCCTTGTTTTCAGCGGATAACTTTCATAGACGGCGTTGCTGAATCGCACCTGAACCGGCATTGCGAGATAGATGAATCCCTCCGAAGCGGTGACCGTTGCCGGTCCGTTTCTATGAACGGTAACCGCTGTGCCCAGTCCGCCGTGTCCCTTGTACAGCATTTCAGGAACCGACTTGTTGATAATGCCGGCCAGGTCGGCCGCCGAAGACTCGATTGTGAGATTGATGGACGATGCCGGCACAGCAGCCCAAACACACAGGGTGTGACACAGCAATAACATAAAAACAATGAAGAACCGGCTGAAAAAAGTCATCCCTGCCCCCTTGCCGTTAGCACTCGGCCGCCATTGCCCATCCAGGAAGGCGAAGGCGCCATCGCTGTACCCGAATATTTCCGGCCGGATAATCCTGCAAAGGGATCGCCGTGTCAAGCAGCAGAATTGCAGAGAACCAAACCGCCACGAGCGGTCTGCCCGTTTGCCTCGCCTTGATCTTTTACACCCCACCCGGTCGTGCGGCGCGGCCTGGCTGATTTGCGCTACGGCTCATGACATTCCGCCCCTGCTCGACTCGTCCATTCTACTTCGGCGGCTGCACCCTGGAGCCGGCCATTTTCAGCAGGGTTGCGGCATCGCGAAATCCGGAAATGGGCCGGCCATCGGGGAGCACCACCGTCGGGGTCGAATTGATGCCAAGCTTACGTGCCAGCGCGATGGTCTGGTCGACAGCGTCGGCGCGGCATAGTGGCGGCGGCACAGGCTGGCCTGCAAAGCTTTGTTCGAGCATTTGCAGAGAACGGTTGCAGACGATACTCCTGGCGATCACGTAGGCTTCGGGATGAATATTGAGCGGCAGCATCTTGATATAAAAGGCGACATCGGGATCGATGGCCACCGCCTTTTTCATTTCGGCATGCAGCTTTTTGCAAAAGCTGCACTGCGGGTCGGTAAACACGATCAGCTTTTTGCTGGCCCCGGGTTTTCCGAGCAACAGAGCATCGGCAACAGGAATGGCGGAAACATCGATGCGGTTGAGCCTGGCGACATGTTCCCGGGTCAGGTTTTCACCATCTTTCAGGCGCAGGATTTCGCCACGCAAAACATAACTTTTGGTGAAATCGATATAGACGGGAAAGCGCTCACCCTTTTTTTCCACTTCGACCACCCACAGGGCCTGTACCTGGGATGGCGCGACCTTCAGAATCCGGTCGGCCTGTTTGCCCAGCAGGTGCTTCGCTTCTTCCCTGCTCAGGGTGTGGCAATCGATGCAGCTCTGTTCGCCGCAGCTGTCCTTGGGAAAGGCCCAGGCCGTGGCGGCGCAAAAGAAAAACATAACGGTCAGCAGCAATTTCATAAAATGTCCCTCCTCCGATTATATCCGGAACCGCCCGGTAAACCCGGCCAATGGTATAACGGAGCCTTGCGCGACACAAGTACCTACCCTCGCTTCATCGAAAAAAATCTGCTTGTCCGTTGCGCGCCACCACACTGATGCCCATGCATACACCGATTGCCTGAATCATACCGTTGAAACAGACTGCCAGAGGCTCACCCCTGAAGACAATACGGCGGAGGCAGTAAAAGCGCCCTGACTTCGTCCCCCACCTGCAGAGGTCCGTGCCCTGCAGGGATGTCGATGAGGGCGTTGCAGGTGGTCATGGACTTAAGGGCACCCGGGCTTTGGATTCCCGCGGGAACCCCACGATAGGCACCCTTTTCCCAGTTAACCACGGCCCTCAGCAAACGGCGCTGGCTGCTGCTTTTACCAAATGGCTGTGCCATGACGGCGCTGACTTCCGGCAGGCTGCCTGTCGCTTTTCCTGCCATGGACCGGATAATGGGGCGCACCAGCATGAGAAAGGTTATCATGGCTGCCGACGGGTTGCCGGACAGCCCAATCATCAACTTTCCGCCTTTTTGTCCGCAAACTGCCGGTGTGCCCGGCTTCATGCCGACCTTCCAGAACAGGATATCCGCCCCGCTGCGGCCGATGCCTTCCCTGACAAGATCCTTGCTGCCCACGGAAGCCCCGCCGGTGGTAATGACCAGGTCGTTTTGCGAAAGTGCACGACTGATGGCCGAGGCGATTGTCACGACATCATCCGGCACGGTTTCCTGAAGAATCGGTATCCCGCCGGCCTCCCTGACCTGAATGGCAAGCGCGTAAAGATTGCTGTTGTAGATTTTTCCGGGGGCCAGAGGGTTCCCCACTTCCAGCAGTTCATCGCCGATGGAGATAATGCCCACCCTGGGTTTTTTGTATACCACAACCTTTTCCAGGCCCAGGGATACCAGCAGGCCTACCACGGCGGGGGTGATATTCACACCTTTTTCAAGCACCGTTTCCCCATGGGCAACATCCTCGCCTTGCGGTACCACATTTTGCCCGGGGCGAAGCCGGGAGCAAACCGTTATGCTATCGCCATCCCGCCTGACGCTTTCGAATTTGATGACGCAATCACTGCCCTCCGGAAGCGGCGCACCCGTGGTGACGGCAGCAGCTTCCCCCGCACGCAGGGGATGGGTCGGTACACAACCCGCAAACACAGTTTGTGCAACCGTCAGTTCAACCGGGCTATCCGCATCCGCGCCGGCGGTGTCGACCGCGCGCAGGGCATAACCGTCCAAAGGTGATCGCTGAAAGGGAGGAAGAGGAAAACCGGCCTCTATGTTTTCGGACAAGATCCTCTCAAAAGCATCGACAACGGGTATTTCTTCGCTTCCCACCGTGGAAGCAAACTGTCCCAGAATCTCAAGGGCATTTTCCATCGATATGGACTGCAGCATTTTCTGTATCTCCTGATCCACATGGCATCTGCCAACCGGGCACGCCCGGATGGCACCGGGTAATCGATCCGATTTTTCCTACGACACGGCGTACTTCAACACGAAAATGCCGGACCCGCAAAGGGCCCGGCATTTTCGCTCTCCTCATGGCACCTGAGGCATCAAGCTGTTGCCGCTTTTTCAATCTTGACAGCCGCAACTTTGTATTCGCCGGTTTTGCTCACCGGGTCGAAGGCATTGACAGTCAATTCATTGGTGGGCGATTCGTGATAATGGAAGCTCATCCAGATCATGCCCGACTGCACTTTGTCGGTTACATTGACCTTGGTCTGAATGCTGCCACGCCGCGAGGTCACCTGCACGGTGTCTCCCGTAACGATACCGAGGACCCTGGCATCCGCGGGATGAACCATGGCCGCCTCTTCTGGCCGATGGGTATCCAGTGCGGACGAATAGCGGGTCGTCACGTTGTAGTGATAAAGAATACGGCCCGTGGAAAGCAGGTAGGGGTAATCTTCATCCGGCATTTCCGCAGGTGGCGTATGGTCGATAGCCTTGAAAAGGCCCTTGCCACGGGAAAAGCTCTGGGTGTGCAGAATCGGGGTACCCGGATGGTCGAGCGTCGGACAGGGCCATTGCAGTCCGGTAACATCAATCCGCTCGTAGTTGATGCCGCCATAGGACGGTGTCAACGATGCGATCTCGTTGAAAATCTGCGTTGGATGAGTATATTGCATGGGATAGCCCATCCGATTGGAGACTTCGCAAAGAATCTTCCAGTCAGGCTTAGTATCGGCAATAGGCTCGATGGCCTTGCGTACCCGCTGAACCCGACGTTCGGAGTTGGTGAAGGTGCCGTCTTTTTCCGCGAAGGTGGCGCCTGGCAGAATAACATCGGCGTATTTCGCAGTCTGGGACATGAAAATTTCCTGCACAACCACGAAATCCATGGCCTCGAAGGCTTTCTTGATGTGGTTGGCATCCGGATCGGTCATGACCGGATCCTCGCCAAAAACATACATGGCCTTGAGCTTGCCTTCCACGGCAGCGTCCATCATATCCGGGATGGTCAACCCTGCCTTGGGAGACAGTTTCACACCCCAGGCTTTTTCGAACTTGGACTGTACCTCCGGATTCACGACTTTCTGATATCCGGGATAGTCACCAGGCAGCGCACCCATATCGCAGGCACCCTGCACGTTGTTCTGACCGCGCTGGGGATTGACGCCGCAGCCTTCCTTGCCGAGATGACCGGTAAGCATGGCGATATTGGCGGTGCTCATGACGTTGTCCACACCGCAGATATGCTCGGTGATGCCGAGGGTGTAGCAGAGCATGGCCTTGGGCGTGCCCGCATAGAGCCTGGCGGCATCATAAAGAAGGTTTACGGGAACACCGGTAACTTCGGAGGTCTTTTCCGGAGTCCATTTTGCGACGGCGGCCTTGAGGTCTTCAAATCCCTCGGTACGCTCATCAATAAATTTCTTGTCGTGAAGATCTTCCTTGATAATGATATGCATCAGGCCGTTCAGCAGCGGGATATCCGTGCCAGGCCGCAGCTGCAGCCAGATGTCGGCTTTTTCAGCCAGCTCGATGCGGCGCGGGTCGGCCACGATCAGCTTGGTCCCTTTCAACAGGGAGGACATGATCTTGGCGCCCGCCATGGGATGGGCTTCGGTGGGATTGGAGCCTATAACAAAGTACAGATCGGTATTCAGATAATCGGCGAAAGAGTTGGTCATCGCGCCGCTGCCAAACGAAGTAGCCAGACCGGCTACAGTGGGAGCGTGTCACGTTCGTGCGCAGTGATCGATGTTGTTGGTACCGATCCCCGCGCGCATGAGTTTCTGCATGAGGTAGTTTTCTTCGTTGGTGCAGCGGGCCGAAGAAAGAGCGGCAATGGCGTCACTGCCATATTTGTCCTTGATCCCGCCGAGCTTGCTGGCCACCAGATCGAGGGCCTCGTCCCAGGAGGATTCCACAAACTCCCCGTTCTTTTTGATCAGGGGCTTGGTCAGGCGACGGGGGCTGTGCACGTAGTCGGCTCCAAAACGCCCCTTGACGCAAAGATCCCGCCCGTTAACCGGGCTGAGGGGATTGGAAGTGACCCCGATGACTTTGCCCTGATGGACGTTCAGATCGAAGTTGCAGCCAACCCCGCAGAAGGGACAGGTAGTGCGGACCTTTTCCACTTCCCACTTCCGCGCCTTGCCGAGCATGGCTTTTTCGGTCAACGCCCCGGTGGGACAAACAGCCACGCAACTGCCGCAGGAGACGCAGACCGAATCCGCAAGGGGCTTGTCCATGCCGGTAGAAACCTTGGTCCTGAAGCCGCGGTAAGCGAAGTCAATGACAGCCCGGCCCTGTTTTTCTTCGCAGGCCCGCAGACATTTGCCGCACAGGATACATTTGTTCATGTCCCTGACAATGAACAGGTTGTCGTCTTCGACCTGATAATCTTTCTTCTGACCACCGAAAACGCCGGCTTTCACGCCGTAGAAATAGGCGTAATCCTGCAGTTTGCAATCGCCGGCCTGGTGGCAGGTCAGACAGTCTTCCGGATGATTGTCAAGCATCAGCTCCAGAATGGTTTTCCGGGCCTCGATGACGGCCGGGCTGGCGGTCTGAACCTCCATGCCTTCGTTGGCCTCGGCGCAGCACGAGGCGACCAGAGCGCGGGCGCCCTTGACTTCCACCACACAGATCCGGCATGCGCCGGGGTTGCTCAGTTCATGGTCGTGGCAAAGTGTCGGCACAAAGGCTCCGGCTTGCCACGCGGCTTGCAGGATGGTCGTTCCCTTGGGAACAGTCACCTGTTTGCCATCTATGGTCAATGTGACTGTAGGCATTGATCATTCCTCCTTTTTTTCTTGGATACTGACAGGTTATGCTTTCACGATAGCGTCGAACTTGCACTTGGCCACGCAGGCACCGCACTTGACGCAGGTCTTCGGATCGATGACGTGGGCCTTTTTCTTCTCGCCGCTGATGGCGCCCACCGGACAGGCCTTGATGCACACACCGCAACCCACACACTTGTCCTCCAGGATGGTGTAGGTCAGCAGCGCCGGGCACACCCCTGCCGGACAACGCTTTTCGTTGATGTGCGCTTCGTACTCGTCGCGGAAATACTTCAGGGTGGTCAGCACCGGGTTCGGTGCCGTCTGACCCAGGGCGCACAGAGCCGAAGTCTTGATGACCCGGGCCAGGCGTTCCAGGTTGTCGATGTCTTCCGGCACGCCGTTGCCTTCGCAAATGCGTTCCAGAATCTCCAGCATGCGCTTGGTGCCTTCCCGGCAGGGGGTGCACTTGCCGCAGGATTCCATCTGGGTGAAATTGAGGAAGTACTTGGCGATGTCCAGCATGCAGCTGGTCTCGTCCATGAACACCAGACCGCCGGAACCCATGATCGCCCCGGCCTGGCCAAGGTTCTCGTAGTCGATGGACAGATCCAGCTTCTCGGTCGGCAGGCAGCCGCCGGAGGGACCGCCGCTTTGCACCGCCTTGAATTTCTTGCCGTCCTTGATGCCGCCGGCAATGTTGTACACCAGATCGCGCAAGGTAATGCCCATGGGCACTTCGCACAACCCGGTGTTGTTGATCTTGCCGGTGATACAGAACACCTTGCTGCCCTTGCTCTTTTCGGTGCCCATGCTGGCAAACCAGTCGCCACCGTTGCGGATGATATTCGGTACGTTGGCGAAGGTTTCCACGTTGTTCAGGCAGGTCGGTTTCTGCCACAGACCCTTGTGGGCCGGGAACGGCGGACGCACCCGCGGCATGCCGCGCTGGCCTTCGATGGAGTTGAGCAGCGCGGTTTCCTCGCCGCACACGAACGCTCCGGCCCCGGCCTTGATGCGCACCTTGAAGTTGAAGCCGCTGCCCATGATATTTTCACCCATGATGCCCATCTCTTCCGCCACCTTGATGGCCATATTGAGACGGCGGATGGCCAGCGGATACTCGGCACGGCAGTAGATCACGCCTTCATTGGCACCGATGGCGTAAGCGGCGATCATCATCCCTTCCAGCACCGCGTGCGGGTCACCTTCCAGAACGCTGCGGTCCATGAACGCCCCGGGATCGCCCTCGTCGGCGTTGCAGACGATGAATTTCTTGTCGCCCACGGCGTCATGCACGAACTGCCACTTGGTGCCGGTAGGAAAACCGCCGCCGCCGCGGCCGCGCAGCCCGGATTTCTTGATCTCGTCGATGATCGCCTGACGGTCCATGCTCAGGGCTTTTTCAATGCCCGCGTAGCCGCCCGTGGCGATATAGTCCTCGATGCGCTCGGGGTTGGTGCGACCCAGCCGCGAAGTGACCGAACGCACCTGCTGCGCGTAATACCCGGACTTTTCCATGACAGGAATATCCGCGTAGGGCTTGGCGCCGCCCAGGATCTGAATCTGGGCCATGTCGAGCATCGGGGTCTCGTCCACCAGGTGGCTCTTCATGAGCTGCACCACATTGTCCGGAGATACTCCGCCGTATACCACGCTGGCCTTGCCAGGCGACATCATCTCCACCACGGGCTCGGCGAAGCACATGCCGATGCAGCTGGTGAAATCGACATCCACGTCCATGCCGGTCTTTTCCACTTCGGCCTTGATGGCGTCCATGACCTTGCCCGCGCCGGCGGCAATACCGCAGGTACCCATGCCGACCACAATCCGGGCACGGTCCTGTTTCGATTTGTACTGCTCCTCGATTCCGGAGCGCATTTCCTGTAATTTGCTCATCTTACGCCATCCCCCCTTACTGATACTGTTCCAGGATTGCTTCCAGGCCGTCCACGGTCAGACGACCGTGAGTGTCGTCGTTGATCATGATGCATGGCGCCAGGCCGCAGGCCCCGATACATGCCACCGATTCCAGGGTAAATCGCAGATCTTCCGTGGTTTCGCCATTGTCGACCCCAAGAATTGCCTTGAGGCGATCGAAAATCTTGGCATTTCCCAGCACGTGACAAGCGGTGCCGAGGCAGACGCGGATGATGTTGCGCCCACGGGGTTTGAGGTGAAACTGGGCGTAAAAGGTCACCACGCCGAAAACCTCGCTGAAGGGAATCTTCAACTCGTTCGAGACCTTTTCGAGAACCTCCTCAGGCAGATACCCGTAGATATCCTGCGCACCCTGGAGCACCGGAATCAACGCACCATCGTAGCCACGATAGTGGTCCAGCAATTCCATCAATTTCAAATCTTGCGGCGAATCAACACGTTCGCCGGCACAATTGCAAACCGCCATGTTCTTCTCCTCTCCTGTTAGTTTGTGTCCACCCGGAAACTCCAGGTGAACGCCGGGCATGAAAACCTTTTTCCATGTTGGCCGTCTCGCAGCGCCTGTTATCCCCGATCCTCATCCATTCCAAAGGGCAACCGCATGTCGCAAGGGGAAATATCCTGATCTTCCACGGCAAGTCGCAACACATTGGCTATTTAATGAAAGTGCGCCTACAAAAAAAACCCGCACCAATACAGGAAGTTTTTCCGGTATCAATGCGGGTTTCGTTGAGTCCGCCAGAGGCAGAGGTCGAAATGAGCGCTTAATTATATCGTGTATATCGGGTCAGTATTTAATTCTGTCTACGCAGGCAAATCTCAAATGATTAGTAGTTCATCGGACAACGGGGCAAACGGGCAAACCCTCTGTCCATCCGCTTATTGCCTGAAAGTTTGCAGCTGTAAGCCTGTACGGACAACCAGTTTCAAACAGTTGCCCGAGCGGACGCCTGGCCTTGAAGTTCCGAGGTTGGGCATAACCGCCCGAACCACACCCGAAACGCCCAGGCGGCAACGTAATGGCGCACATCGGTAGGCTTCATCACGCGCAGGATTGCAAAATGGACATCCTCCGGTTGTCCGAAGGGCGAGGGCCATGGATGGCCCGAGTCACAAGCAAGCCTGCGGATTGACGCCGTCACATCGGAAAAGGGCCGATTCCGGATGAAAACCAGCTAAAAAAACCCGCACGTGCACCATGTAACATTACGGTGCAGATGCGGGTTTCGTAAAGTCTGCCAAAAGCAGAGATCGAAATAAGCGCACTCTATGATAGGAAGTTTTTCCGGATATCGAGACCAGGCTAAAAACGCGTTGCCACGGCAATGGTCTGCCTTGCCGGCGGGGGGAAAGCCATCGACCGGTACTTACCCGCCACTTGATCCGAACTTACGCATCGCTATTTACCATACTACATAGGGACATGCAAGAAGATTCTATAAACCGATAGCAAGGAAATGCCGCCGCCAGCGTTGTGCTGCATTTCTCCACGGAATTCCCATGCAGCAAAAAGCGCTGGAATGGCAATGTTCCATCAGCCCCGAAGCCCATATTTTTGCGCCAGCAGGTCGGCAACACCCACGGCGTCCTCCAGATCGAAAACGGGCACGCCGATGTCCCAGTCGGCATCGCTTACCACGGCAAGCAATTCTTCCGGCGAACTCAACAACTCCGAGGAGTGGGCCTTGCGATGGACTTCTATTTTAGGGTTGATGGAGCGTTTATAGCCTTCGACGAGGATGATATCCACGCCGGCAATCATGGCCGTTATCTCGTCAAGACGCATCTCCTGTTCCACGTGCCGGATCAGGGCAAAAGTTGACGGCGAGGATATGGCCACCAGCTCAGCGCCGGCCTGCGCATGCCGCCAGGTATCCTTGCCGGGTTTGTCGATGTCGAAGCCGTGCACATCATGCTTGATGGTTGCGACATGCACGTTACGTTGCTTCAGTTGCCTGATCAGTTTCTCGAGAAAAGTGGTTTTGCCGGTGCCTGATGTGCCGACCAGAACCACCACAGGTATTGAGGACATAAAAGCATCTCCCGTATTCCGGGTTATCCGTGAACGGCCCGGGCTGAATTTCGCACACCATACCACAATCAAAAAATCCGGCAACCCTGTAACCCGTTTTGCCTGCGACCACGATGGTTTCAAAAAACAATGTCCCGCGATCTGGCGGATATTTCAGAAAAAGCAGCCATGGATAACGCCAGGGCCTCGGCCAGACACCCCATACCCACTTGACACTGAAGGAGGGAAATATACAATGGGGCGACAAAAACGCCGGGGTCAACAAAACGCGATCTTGACCACGCCGCGGTTGCCGCGGTTTTTTCAGGAAAGGCTATCCTCTTGCTCAGAAACATCCCGAAAGTCGACAAGGTCCTGGAATGGTCCGACGTCCAGGTTCTTTTGGACCGATATCCCCGTCCGGTGGTAATCAGCGCCGTGCGGGAAGTCCTCGGTCTGCTTC
This portion of the Syntrophotalea acetylenica genome encodes:
- a CDS encoding DUF4403 family protein, encoding MTFFSRFFIVFMLLLCHTLCVWAAVPASSINLTIESSAADLAGIINKSVPEMLYKGHGGLGTAVTVHRNGPATVTASEGFIYLAMPVQVRFSNAVYESYPLKTRLCFKLKVNVLPDWRLKTELYYTGLSDNLADTFKLGPLSLKPKSMVENISQPVQKLLAPIIDAKINDAIRLRDKITPVWRSAFSPKPVSKEYRAWLKLTPEKIVMSPISAASNRIRLFLGVVTGAEITVGPKPAATPARPLPPVRLCSDFDRSFHIRLPADIFLADLVAALNPVLLNQTFGEDKKITIHNFHMKGENGRLVVVLNTTGAFEGKLTLFARPVHDPQKNTLTFEDVDFDTQNAGWLIGAGSWLFSSPIRSAIKSRLDATVVEQLETARLKASSALSCVQVAEHVELAGVVRALSLGEAAVQDDRLSLHVIARGETRVSLK
- a CDS encoding DsbC family protein — its product is MKLLLTVMFFFCAATAWAFPKDSCGEQSCIDCHTLSREEAKHLLGKQADRILKVAPSQVQALWVVEVEKKGERFPVYIDFTKSYVLRGEILRLKDGENLTREHVARLNRIDVSAIPVADALLLGKPGASKKLIVFTDPQCSFCKKLHAEMKKAVAIDPDVAFYIKMLPLNIHPEAYVIARSIVCNRSLQMLEQSFAGQPVPPPLCRADAVDQTIALARKLGINSTPTVVLPDGRPISGFRDAATLLKMAGSRVQPPK
- the glp gene encoding gephyrin-like molybdotransferase Glp, whose translation is MLQSISMENALEILGQFASTVGSEEIPVVDAFERILSENIEAGFPLPPFQRSPLDGYALRAVDTAGADADSPVELTVAQTVFAGCVPTHPLRAGEAAAVTTGAPLPEGSDCVIKFESVRRDGDSITVCSRLRPGQNVVPQGEDVAHGETVLEKGVNITPAVVGLLVSLGLEKVVVYKKPRVGIISIGDELLEVGNPLAPGKIYNSNLYALAIQVREAGGIPILQETVPDDVVTIASAISRALSQNDLVITTGGASVGSKDLVREGIGRSGADILFWKVGMKPGTPAVCGQKGGKLMIGLSGNPSAAMITFLMLVRPIIRSMAGKATGSLPEVSAVMAQPFGKSSSQRRLLRAVVNWEKGAYRGVPAGIQSPGALKSMTTCNALIDIPAGHGPLQVGDEVRALLLPPPYCLQG
- the fdhF gene encoding formate dehydrogenase subunit alpha, producing the protein MPTVTLTIDGKQVTVPKGTTILQAAWQAGAFVPTLCHDHELSNPGACRICVVEVKGARALVASCCAEANEGMEVQTASPAVIEARKTILELMLDNHPEDCLTCHQAGDCKLQDYAYFYGVKAGVFGGQKKDYQVEDDNLFIVRDMNKCILCGKCLRACEEKQGRAVIDFAYRGFRTKVSTGMDKPLADSVCVSCGSCVAVCPTGALTEKAMLGKARKWEVEKVRTTCPFCGVGCNFDLNVHQGKVIGVTSNPLSPVNGRDLCVKGRFGADYVHSPRRLTKPLIKKNGEFVESSWDEALDLVASKLGGIKDKYGSDAIAALSSARCTNEENYLMQKLMRAGIGTNNIDHCARTUHAPTVAGLATSFGSGAMTNSFADYLNTDLYFVIGSNPTEAHPMAGAKIMSSLLKGTKLIVADPRRIELAEKADIWLQLRPGTDIPLLNGLMHIIIKEDLHDKKFIDERTEGFEDLKAAVAKWTPEKTSEVTGVPVNLLYDAARLYAGTPKAMLCYTLGITEHICGVDNVMSTANIAMLTGHLGKEGCGVNPQRGQNNVQGACDMGALPGDYPGYQKVVNPEVQSKFEKAWGVKLSPKAGLTIPDMMDAAVEGKLKAMYVFGEDPVMTDPDANHIKKAFEAMDFVVVQEIFMSQTAKYADVILPGATFAEKDGTFTNSERRVQRVRKAIEPIADTKPDWKILCEVSNRMGYPMQYTHPTQIFNEIASLTPSYGGINYERIDVTGLQWPCPTLDHPGTPILHTQSFSRGKGLFKAIDHTPPAEMPDEDYPYLLSTGRILYHYNVTTRYSSALDTHRPEEAAMVHPADARVLGIVTGDTVQVTSRRGSIQTKVNVTDKVQSGMIWMSFHYHESPTNELTVNAFDPVSKTGEYKVAAVKIEKAATA
- the nuoF gene encoding NADH-quinone oxidoreductase subunit NuoF encodes the protein MSKLQEMRSGIEEQYKSKQDRARIVVGMGTCGIAAGAGKVMDAIKAEVEKTGMDVDVDFTSCIGMCFAEPVVEMMSPGKASVVYGGVSPDNVVQLMKSHLVDETPMLDMAQIQILGGAKPYADIPVMEKSGYYAQQVRSVTSRLGRTNPERIEDYIATGGYAGIEKALSMDRQAIIDEIKKSGLRGRGGGGFPTGTKWQFVHDAVGDKKFIVCNADEGDPGAFMDRSVLEGDPHAVLEGMMIAAYAIGANEGVIYCRAEYPLAIRRLNMAIKVAEEMGIMGENIMGSGFNFKVRIKAGAGAFVCGEETALLNSIEGQRGMPRVRPPFPAHKGLWQKPTCLNNVETFANVPNIIRNGGDWFASMGTEKSKGSKVFCITGKINNTGLCEVPMGITLRDLVYNIAGGIKDGKKFKAVQSGGPSGGCLPTEKLDLSIDYENLGQAGAIMGSGGLVFMDETSCMLDIAKYFLNFTQMESCGKCTPCREGTKRMLEILERICEGNGVPEDIDNLERLARVIKTSALCALGQTAPNPVLTTLKYFRDEYEAHINEKRCPAGVCPALLTYTILEDKCVGCGVCIKACPVGAISGEKKKAHVIDPKTCVKCGACVAKCKFDAIVKA
- the nuoE gene encoding NADH-quinone oxidoreductase subunit NuoE, which codes for MAVCNCAGERVDSPQDLKLMELLDHYRGYDGALIPVLQGAQDIYGYLPEEVLEKVSNELKIPFSEVFGVVTFYAQFHLKPRGRNIIRVCLGTACHVLGNAKIFDRLKAILGVDNGETTEDLRFTLESVACIGACGLAPCIMINDDTHGRLTVDGLEAILEQYQ
- the mobB gene encoding molybdopterin-guanine dinucleotide biosynthesis protein B — encoded protein: MSSIPVVVLVGTSGTGKTTFLEKLIRQLKQRNVHVATIKHDVHGFDIDKPGKDTWRHAQAGAELVAISSPSTFALIRHVEQEMRLDEITAMIAGVDIILVEGYKRSINPKIEVHRKAHSSELLSSPEELLAVVSDADWDIGVPVFDLEDAVGVADLLAQKYGLRG